The stretch of DNA GTGGCTGCCACGGCACGTCCGCCCGCATGATTACTCCGCCGTCAGAGTTTTTTACGGCTTATTGAGTGGCAGGAGCGGCACGGCTGTTGAGCCACCAAACTCCGCCGTTGAGATAGCCCGCAAAGCTGACCCATGCGATATACGGAATTAATATCGCGCCGGCCAACGGCACTATCGCCGAGAACGCCACGATCGTGGCCGCAATCGCGATCCAGAGCAGGATCAGATCGCACAAGGCGGCGGCGGGGCTCTGCAGACGAAAAAAGAGGATGCTCCAGAGAAAATTCAGCGCGAGTTGAACAAGGAATATCTCCAGCGCCCCAGTGCCGGCGCTTCGCTCGCACCAGATCAGCCACGCGGCAACCGTCGTGATAACGTAGAGCAAACCCCAGACCGGACCAAACACCCAGTTGGGTGGGTTCAGCGGCGGCTTGCGCAGAGTATGATACCAACCCGTGATCGCATCGCGGGTGAGCCAGCCTGACAGCGCTCCAGTTCCCAGACACAATCCAATCAAGAGAATGAGTGAAATCCATCGTTCAAGCATCAACCTTTATCGTATGGAGGTTGGCTCGCCGCCGGCAAATCGTTCTGCAATCTTCCGTCTCGTTCCACTTGGATTTGATTTGATCACGCGCAACTTTACCGAGGCGGTTTCCCGCCACCTGAGACGCCACCGCCGCAACTTCGTCATCGCGATGCTCAACCGGCAGAGTTAAAGGCAAATGTTCATTGCATTAGGTAACGGCTCTTTGGCGAAGTACCCGCCCGGAGGCGGTCATTGGTCGTGGTTTCTTCAATACCCGCTTGGGCTGAAAGCGCTTGGCCACAAAATCCTGTGGGTTGAGTTGCTGCAGTCGACCGCCGACCCCGCAAGCGATGCGGCGCTTATTCGCGATTTCTTCACGCGCCTCCGCGACTACCAACTCGACGATGATAGCGTCCTCGTCCTGCTCCCGAATCTGGACGAACAACGGATCGAAGAGGGGCAGTTCTTCGGCAAGACCCGCAATCAACTCGAGGAAGCGATCAGAGCGAGCGATCTGCTATGGAATTTTTGTTGCGCATTGCGCGATCCCCTGCTCTCGAGGTTTCGCCGGCGCGTGCTGATTGACGTTGACCCGGGTCATCTGCAAGTCGTTACGAAGAGCTATCATTTCGATATGGGTATCTCAGCTCACGACGCCTTCCTGACCGTCGGCTCGAAGATCAACGATTTGGATTGTGAGATTCCACGGCTTGGACATACGTGGAAACCATTCTTCCCTTTTGTCTATCTGCCCTTGTGGCCGGCCATGCCGGACCCGGGGCCGCAGGCGCCCTTCACGTCGATAACGCAGTGGGAATGGGAAGAACTCACTTTAGATCACCGCGTTTTGAGCCTGTCCAAGCGCGCGGCTTATCGCAAATATGCAGCTCTTGCGCGCATCAGCGGGCGGCCCTTTGAGTTGGCGGCGAATATTGACACCGGCGACTACGGAAAAGACCGCGTCTTTTTTAGCGAGAATAACTGGAAACTCGCGGATCCCAATGAGGTGGCGACAACCCCGCTCAAGTATCAACAGTATATTCAGCGATCGCGCGCGGAAATCCAATGCCCCAAGCCGATCTTTCGAGATTTAAAAACCGGATGGATTAGCGATCGTAGTATCTGCTATCTGGCCAGCGGGCGCCCGGTGCTCGCCGAGAATACCGGGTTCCCCGACAAGGTGCCGGCAGGAGCAGGACTGGTCGCATTCAATTCGTTGGAGGAGGCAATTACAGCGGTGGCCGAAATTGACGCGCGTTACGACTATCACAGTCGCG from Candidatus Binataceae bacterium encodes:
- a CDS encoding TspO/MBR family protein — encoded protein: MIGLCLGTGALSGWLTRDAITGWYHTLRKPPLNPPNWVFGPVWGLLYVITTVAAWLIWCERSAGTGALEIFLVQLALNFLWSILFFRLQSPAAALCDLILLWIAIAATIVAFSAIVPLAGAILIPYIAWVSFAGYLNGGVWWLNSRAAPATQ